gatcggctaagctaggaggaagatgaaccaaacttttttttctttgctcaatacacagaatggggaggggcaaccacacatacccatttttttttcttttcttcctactaacaccaatataataaccattctaacatcaaccattagcaaaacatgttggaaacatgttccctttgtccataatttgtcatggccggccactaaccttaggaaatgggataattgacatgcaactccatttatttcacttcatgcattattaggccacttaaaaattcacctatcacattttcaagtcctaacacatgggtcctttcttataaattagcacctaattaataaaaatcaagacacgaaatatttacgcatacaaattccacatacaataagcacagaatataatacctaattattcttgtgactcggttttgtggtcccgaaaccactctccgactagggtcacattaggggtgtcacatggaGGGACTCGGCggtggccaactagcataaaaagtttagacttagtctttatgtaatttttaatgtattgactttaaattattttctatttgatttgggttgtaacaaggtctttcctctggctaatatatcaaattaggattattatcatttattttatgctttatatttattagaagtagaatgtggtttcctaaaccataactgtttttaaatactacgtctccgcaactcaatttttaaatgacgagttttcataaaatcatatgttctaattaaagcttccgcaactgaaaagagattttacaaagtaattaaggcTTTTCGTTTTAAGAAAGTGtttccaatgaaaacaaggttttctttaaaacactttaatgtgatgcgccagattcggccataacatctgggccgagtttggggtgttacatttaatggtatcagagctcagTTTTAAAACTCAGGCTGTGAAATGGGCTTGGTTTTTGGGCTGttaaaattgttttgaaatattctATTGTGTGGCACACCGGGTCTTCGACGTCGAGCCAAGTAAATTCTCTTACTACTGAATTATGTTGAACTGATATACTGCAATATGTTTTAAGATATTGATTGTTTATATTCAGTAGGATTTCCTTAGATATCAGATTgtattaaaacatttgaatctgaatttgatacttattttgtgtatgtTGAGAATGTTTGCGATAGGAGGATGTTTTGaatatgtattaaaattaataggatcagagtgcgcagcggtagcgtaATGGGATAGTTGATACACGACTACTCTGTTATTTAGAAATTTCGGGAACGAATTTTTTTTTAGGAAgggtgaattgtaacaccctgattttgggcctagaagtaatgggccttgagtttgggatcggttaGAAGGCCACTTGAGTAAAAGAaaggtgtttaaatattttataattatgtgtttagtttaattgttaaattatttaggaagggttggtagCATGGAAAAAGTCCTAGTTCGAtccagggctttagcaaaattttacatttttttctaAAGAACCCTGAGCATTAGGTGAAAGCCTTATTAATAAGGCCTGCTAAAatttgacacaaggaagcttgtggcCTAGTGGCAAAAGGTGTGGGTAGTAAgcaggaggtccagggttcaagtcttggccttggcaaaaaaaaatttattgcaCATAAGATTAGTAGGGAAGCTAGCGTTTAGGCTTTATAAATATGTTAAGTGGGAATTCAACACAAGGATGCACTTAGCCCAGTGGCATGATGGTGTTAGGAGTAAGGGGAGGTGCTGGGTTCAAGTCGCAGCATGAGCAAAAGTTGTGGGTCTTATTTTTAGACAACTTGGAGGTTTGGGGAGGAGAAATGACATAAAAGAgcttgtggcttggtggcaagGGGCGAATAGCGCAGCCAAGAGATTAGGGGTTCGGATTTGAATGGTAGCAAATATTTTTAGTATAACCAGGTTACGGGTTtataggccttaaaaatagttagggatAGAATATTGCACAAGAGCGCTTGCGGTGCAGTGGCGTGAAGCATGCTATGGTTATGAGAGGCAGCAGGTTCGAATCTCAGGGTTGgcgaaatttaaatttttattcttcaaGAAACTGAGGCTTAGGCTTAtaagccttataattaattgtgaccgaATGGTTGCGTAAGAAAGGATGCGATGCAGTGGCAAGCAGCGTGTGGGGAGGTAGAGTAACCTTGAGGTTTGTAGTTCGAGTGGAGGTGCGCACAAAAGGGAgaatttaattttgctactaaAGTGATGTAcggtggaagcaatttgaatgcaattcaaattggaatttttggTTAAAATCAAGGGGATTAGGATGAGGATTAAGGGTGATATGATGGTGATAAAATTGGAAAATTTGAAGGGAAATTATCTTGATGAGTTTAAGTCGATTGAGGAGTGTaggtgtattatttatttatttatttattttagtataaATATGTGTGTCGTACGAGCGagtaagggcatttgttgtttttATGTTCTTCATTTGCATatcatctcctcttttctttaagccaaattcttgatcttttcctccctattttaatcgaatcaatctcttccctcttcaacttagccgattgttttttttcatttaaaagctgattcatacactttgggggtttgatttcttgttggcaagcaatctcgcaatcggtaagtgaattagatcttcttcggcttttgttaaatatttcaaagttctttcgtttctacactcttaaaagccgattcttctttattctttcaaaaacTTTCGTTAACCTACagtttctccatttatttctctttttccttCTCATTCAAAAGTGTGATCGCTGATGGAAAACAGGGGGTTCTAGCAGAGAGGTTGGGATAGAGGCAcccaagtttaagcgacgtaAGGTGTCAGCCGTTAGGGACTTTCTGCCTGGATGTGGAAGGGGGACTACGTCAGATTTCGAGTTACATAGGTAGATCGCAGtcgatcaatctagtcaaggtAAGTATAGGTGGTTCTTCGGTAAGTAgtgaatttattttgaattaatggaaTGTGACTAATGGAATATAACGTTGAATATAGGTTCGGGCGATTATGAACACTTAGTACTGCAGGTGATAAagtgtgtacttctaccctatgataaTTTGATATAAAGCCAAAGGTGTGTTcacacactgcacacacaagtagatcggcaaaagccgaaatgccgaaaagccaaaatgtcaaaaagccgaaagtttgacTATGATAGTCTTgcaagtgcgcgaacactcgtgagatggaaactgataggttatctgaggccccaTGAACGATTCCATGGGcttgggctgtgaattggccaaccgggccagagtAGGTTTAATGGGCTTGATGGGCTGTttggcccataataggcaaaaattgataattgatgctatgtgatgaaaaatcgTATGTGagtatgactataaatgtgaattgggcttgatgggccatataaacgtgatttgggcctaataggccatataaatgtgattgggcctagtgggccatatacaaGTATGTGAACTTGACTGGGCTTTGTAAggtgttttgggcctagtatatgatgactacataaaacttaattaatatattgtgatcgtggacaagtcatagggttaaggtgtggcaacgagtatacacatgtctaggattggatttgggGAGAGTTTGGCacttaagtggtcttaatgactcacctcctcttctctggaatcttacctggtgcatagtattcattcatcttagctcacgagatttgtgaacgggccaaggtaagtgaaaaccgtaataaaatgaaaaattattgaaatgcccttaagggcaaaaatgatcgaaatacccctggtgctaaatgtaagttttatggatgtgacatgcatatctgctgcatacatatgatattctgcttaggttgcatataggttgggtattatggaacggaggaagtatatgaggatcccATGGTTGCTTGGCAATCGTGGATCCACTGACagcttttaagcccaatgtgtaaatgaaggtagttccgcaaccgggctaccatggatgtgtatcggttgggtgggtcgatatttatatccccgcATAATGTGTcagggacggagctggtgtgtagtggatggattatcgggatgggattgcactgcattgcatttcATGTATGATATTGTTGTGATATTATTACGATGTGGGCTTTGGCCCAACCGAGGCTaatttgggctaaggcccagagaccaccgttattgaattgggctctgGCCCAAAATGACTAACGATTACTTTATActcattgagggttgtacacactgagttttcgaaactctCCCCCCTCCTTCTAAACTTTTTAGGTGATCTTCAGTAGGAGGTTCGAcggatggagggactcggaggtggccaactagcataaaaagtttagacttagtctttatgtaatttttaatatattgactttaaattatttctatttgatttgggttgtaacaaggtctttcctttggctaatatttcaaattgggataattatcatttttttatgctttatatttattagaagtagaacgtggtttcctaaaccataactgtttttaaatattacgtttccgcaactcaatttttaaatgaagAGTTTTCATAAAATCCTATGTTCTAAATAAAGTttccgcaactgaaaagagattttacaaagtaattaaggtttttcGTTTGAAGGAAGTGtttccaatgaaaacaaggtttttgctaaaacacttcaatgtgactcgccagattcggccataacgtctgggccgggtttggggtgttacaagttttgaACAAAGCACATGTATTGACACAACCAGAGTTTGGTAAGGGGTATGTTGTTTTTAGTGATGCTTCCTACACgggattgggttgtgtgttgGTGCAGGAGAGAAAGATAGTTGCTTATGCGTTGAGGTAGTTGAGGCCGTATGGGTgtaactatccgacccatgatctggAATTGACAACTGTAGTCTTTGCACTCAAGATTTGGTGTCGTTACCTTTATGGTGAGAGGTGTGTGACTTATACCAATCAAAAGATTCTTAAATATCCCCTTAACTAGAAGGAGCTGAACTTGAGATAGAGGCGTTGGATTGAGCTGCTGAAGGACTACGATTGTGTGATTAAATATCATCGAGGAAAGTcgaatgttgttgctaatgccttgagtaggaagtcTTTAGTTGACTTGAAGGTGATGTTCACAAAGTTGTCAGTTTCTGAGGATGGTGGTTTGTTGGCTGAGCTTTAGGTGAAGCCAACCCTTGCATAGTAAACTCAAGAGAGACAGTCGTTCGACGAGATTTTGGCACTTCGTATCTATCAAGTTGAATTGGGTGTTCTTGGATATTTTGGTCTTAAAGCTGAAGGTTTCCTTTGTTCCAAAGGTCGGATGTGTGTTCCATGGATAAGGATTTAAGACATATGATCCTTATTGAGGCTCATAGTAGTTTATATGCTATGTATCCTGGTAGGAACAAGATGTTTTAGGATCTTCGAGTTTTGTATTAGTGGCCTGGGTTGAAGGACGTAGCTGATtttgtttgtagatgtttaactTGGCAGAGGATTAAAGCTAAGCATCAACATCTGTCTAGgttgcttcagccgatcaagaatccagagtggaaatgggagcagatcacgatggattttgttttagGTTTACCGTTAACTCCATCTTGGAAGGACTTAGTTTGGGTCATAGTGGATTGATTTACGAAGTGTATGCATTTCTTGCCTTTCCGTATGACTTACAGTTTTAAGCAGTTAGTTGAGCTTTATGTCAAGGAGATTGTCAGATTACATAGAATTCTAGTTTCTATCATATCAGACAGAGATCCACGGTTTATGTCAAGGTCCTAGAAGACGTTAATGAGGCTTTGGGTTTGAAGCTTCAATTCTGTACAACGTATCATCCATAGTCAGATGTTAATCTGAAAGGGTGATctagattctcgaggatatgcttcAGAGTTGTGCTATTGATTTTGGTGGCAATTGGGATCGACATTTGTCATTGGCTTAGTTCGCGTACAACAATAGTTACCAGAGGAGTATTAAGATGGCTCCATTTGAGGTACTTTTATGGTAGGAAGCGTAGGACTCCACTATGTTGATTTGATATGGAGGACAAGAGGAATTTGGTTCTAgatttggtttgtgaaattaagGACAAGGCAAAACTTATTTGTGAGCGGTTGAAGGTAGCTTCAGATAAGAAAAAATCTTATGCTGACTTGAGGCGTCGAGATATCGAATATCAGGTTGGTGATATgttgtttttgaaagtctcaccttggaagaaggttttgagCTTCGGGCAGAAGGGTAAGCTTAGTCTGAGGTTCAATGGGCCTTACGATGTGATTGAGCGGATTGGACCGGTTGCTTATCATCTTCTGTCGCCACCTAAGCTTGAGCGCATTCACAATGTCTTATGTGTTTCCATGCTTTAAAagtatagatcagatccttctcaTGTTGTTCCTGTTGAAGAGATTGAAGTTCGATCTGATCTTTTGTATGAGAAGGAACCGGTTGCGATCTTTGACCGTAAGGTCAAGGTGCTACGCAACAAGACCCATAAGACTaaggaagccacttgggagtCAGAAGATATCCTAAGGCCTCAGTATATGTATTTGTTCGATATAGGTAAactttgaggatgaaatttcttttaagagggggagagttgtaatgcctTGAAAATAGGTCTAGTAGTTTCGGGTAAGTTTACCAGTTTTCAAGTGAAAATTAGGAGTTAATCGAGTTTAttagtgatttttttaaaatttagttagcttaatttcatttaagaATTGGTAAATAAtattccaaaaaataaaaaaccttctaggaaaattaattttatggtttcaaataactttttcggtaaaataaatattttaggtctaattagaattgaaaaataaattaaaatgggggTTTAATTGagagaatttaaaatattaactaaataggaccattttgcaaaacaaAGGAAATGTAAGAGTGGTTTTATAGCAAAGTAtccttattttcaaaattttggagggaaatgaATATTTTGTAAAATAAGGGAAATGTGGGAGTGGCTTGATGGCAATTTCCCtgatttttgaaaatgaggtgcggttttcagttttaaaaacactttggacaccattttcacccaaattaagagctttttctctctctctatttttttttgcttattttcATAGACCACATATCAGAGAATAAATCTAAACTTTTACTCTCTCAAAATTATCTCCAAAATCCCCataaaatttttccaaagttgagTAAAAGTCatccaaaatttctttaaggatcTTGATTCAATCTTCTAAATAGGTGATTTGAGATCAATTGAAGGCAATTCTCAACTCTAAATTCATTTTAAAGTTGTTTTCAATCattattttctatttaaattgattaaaatggattttcaagttttgatttCTTCTTTCTTGAGCATGGAACTCAACAATGGTGAATCCATGATTTTTGAGTTGGAATCCAAGTTTTAATGGATGCCTAAGCTCAAAATATGTTTATTAAGAGGTttttaattgtaaaataagatATCAAACTTGTTTCATTGATCAATTCTGATAAATTCATTTTTAATCAAGAAGATGTGTTGAttttctggaaaattttaaaacgatTTAACAGATGAAATTAACACTTAGGTTCTATGTTTATGGACTAGGAATGAAGTTTAGATGTGGTTTGTGGTGCTGTGAAGGTTGTTTAGTTGATGAATTTTATATTTCGGCTTAATTGTGTAATTTTAGTAAGGTAGATTAGAGAAACAATTTAGATCCATATAGTTTATGAAATTTTGACTTTCTTGATGTTAATGTTAGTTTGTAATGCATATTTTTTCTCTGTTAAAGCTTCATACTGAGATGAGGATGATGCTAACCAGATTTGAAGCTCAAACTTACCTACTTGAACACATTTTTGTTTGCAAAACAAAGTGTGGAGGTGAGTGATTTTAAAGGCTATTGGTAAATTTACCTGGTTATTTGTTAAATTGAAGTTTTAAATAGTGTTTTAATGACTTAATCGCATCTTATTTGGTTGGAtttgtaaaaattaattttattttacaataGCATTATTGCAATTGGCTTTTGGAAAATTGTGTGTTAAGCTTTTGGCATGATTAATTTGGATTGAGTGGATTGTTAATTGGAGCATGAGTTATTGAAATTTTTAGCACTTGATGTTGGTATTATGATTCGTTTAAGACTCATGGAAAAAGACATTTTTTGTGCTTAATTATATTGATGTTGAAGTTGTTAAGCTACATGCTTTTCATGGCATTTTTACATCTCAAATTAGGTGCTTAAACATCAGATTTTATGCCTTGTATGTATGATTAAATTGGAAACATtgcatggtggatccattggatatagttggcatgccataggctttagttggcatgccataggatttgtaaGTACTCACCATTATATGCGCTATTTGTGGGCTTGTGTCTCCATTTAATGGGACTGTAAGGAGATATAAGGGAGAAAGTGGCTTTAGCCCGCTCAATCCGAGACTGTTTCTGATATGTAGGAGTTTGAAGATCTGGTTTTCCAATGTATGATCACACGTTTAAATATTTCCATGAATGTATTATGCCAATATAAGTGTATGTTTCTATGTTACATTATGATTTCATATGCCATATTAAATTGGAATTTTATTCATGGAATATCATATGGCATTATGATTATAATATGTGATATTGTGACTGAAATTTTAATGCTTAAATTGCCTAGATTTATGCATGAATTGGGTGCGATTTACTTATTGTTTTTATGATCATTCATTAAGCTTTTTAAGCTTACACCCTTACACCTTTGTGTAGAGACTTttttggcttgaggagttgaaaAGCGAGCTCATGGCCAGTCCAAGATTAAGGCTCGGTAGTAGCTTAAGGATTCTTCTTTAGAAACAATAAGGGGCATTGTGGCACTTATTAGGACTAGATTTAATTCAATTGTAATAGACATTGGACATTTATTTGGACATTTATTTTGGTGATGTGATAATTACTTTAATGCTTGACTTTTATGCTTAATTGTTGTGTGGTTTATGGTGTCTTGATGAGAGTTCATATGGTGATTGAGAACATGATGCTTGCAGCATGTATTTTATACTAACATAGTTTAATTGTAGCTTGCCAAAGAGTGGAATGCTTGTTGTTAAGGTATGTACCTTGTGTGTTGAAATTGATGGTTGCTAAGTATAGTTATAGCTAAGTATAAAACTTGATTAGATTAATTGAAGCCTTTAACGATAGAAAAACTtgataatattttaaaatcaGACTTGTGAGTGTTAAAATGTGGTAGAAATATTCTTAGATAATATTTTAGGTaatgtattaaaattttataaaatttacgttttagttcctattaataaaataataattagacTCAGTAAATGAACACGATTGAAACTGAAACTTTTAGGGCTTTCATAAATTGACTAAAAGAAGGTTGGTAATCATTCAGAACTAAAAACAGGACTGTTTATCTTTAgatggtaaaatgaccaaaatacctttaGGGTTAAATAATTAGAAATAGTTTTAAAATGGTTCACAAAATAACTTTTGCATTAAAATTagataattaattagttagaattGAGGTTTTATAAGGTTGGGGTGTGTTTTGGGTGGTTTTGAGCTGGAGAGTCACTTAGGTGGCTATTGTGTCACTTCAGATTCGGGTTGGTCTGCCCCAGTCGAGTTTGGGGTGCCACAATAAGTTTGAATTCCTTGAAGGATAATTCCATCAAGTCTGCCAGAAATACCTTTCCCTGAATTTCTAATGGACACCTCTTAAAAACTTTGTTTTCAAAAACAATTTGTCCTAGGGGACTGAGTACAATTATGTCACTAATAGTTTCATTATTCTGTCGAGGTCTATCAACTTTGGCCCACTTATTAGGTCATGGAGCCTATGTAGTAGGACCGGCATCTCTCATAATAGGGGTTTTAACTTTATCCTTTCTCTTGCGTTCAACACGCTTAACTTTCTCGACAATTTTGGTTTTATAACACCCTAAGCAAATTCAACATTGGCAAAGCATGGGAGAGACCTGGACTATATAAAGGGGTGTAACACTAAAGTGGTAAGAGGCCTTTTAGGGGTGTATAAGCACTCCCAAGAACAAAGTCGTGAGGGCCATGTGTGCCCAAAGTGGACAATATCTTATTGGGTTGGGTGTTTGTAAtgacatttagtggtattagagctcaATTCAAAACTCATACTGtggtttatttttaaaattacatgcatatatgagaAAGGGGTATTTTGGAAAAAATCCATGCCACGGCTAAAAGTTTTGTATAaagatttgttttatttaataaccTAAGACTCCGAAGCTGGCACAAGATAAGTACTTATGACATACTGAAAATTTAAATTGTGAAACTTCACCTTGAGAGAGTATAGACTATAAAACTCTAGACTCTGAAACAGTAGACAGTGAAACTTTACATTTTGAAAACTATAGATTGTGAAACTATAGTGAAACTGTGACAAAACTTTTAGATTGAAAACATTCTGAAATAATAATGAAACCTCGTTTCTAATTGTCAGATAAACTTTATAAAACTTAGAAAATCATATAACAAGATGAAAACTTGTGGTGTACGAACTCAAGATATGAGAACTCGTGGAGAGCAAGGTTAGGGAACCCAAGTCGATTCGTTTGTCATAGGTATGCACTCCCAAGTCAATGGCTGAGCATGTTGAGCATGCACCTGCTATTGATGATAGCCAACATGAGCCTGTTAATGATGCTGTATCATAGCCATTGatagtactagaaagaacatataTTTTCTccttacttattggttaatttgtaCCCATTTAATtatctttagcacatattttagcatttttagttcagtaaattgcattttataactcactggatcttagcctatttatccttaattttgtcatgttttggtACCAATGTCGCTGCATGAGTATTTTTAGATTGTTCTAGAATTATCGTAGCACCTAACAgctatccaaataataataaaaagtgtgAGCTATCCAGTCTGGTGTAACCAACTTGTACATACAGAGGTAGCATGATTCTAATGAAAGGACACTTGTACTATTGGGATAACTATTAATATTGATGAAAAAATGAGAGAGAAAGGGGGATTATCTTCTTCAACCTATCTTTTGAAGTTTTTTGTCGATGGGGGTTTAAACCTCCTATGGGTGAACCGAAGTGAAAAGGATGCAAACTAGCTCTTGACGAGGAGCCATGAGTGCAACACAAGAGGGAGTTGGGAGATCAAGTTGAGATTTTCTAGAAATAGTACTCTACaattgtttcttttatatttcttttctaaaaaatgacgattactttctatttcatgACTGTACGGAAGTATACATGATTTTtaggttaaatgttattttattcagtcttgcttttactatttaatttttgggtttgaatgtttttagcatggaagtgttattgcagtcactaacaagtgttattgcag
This is a stretch of genomic DNA from Gossypium arboreum isolate Shixiya-1 chromosome 11, ASM2569848v2, whole genome shotgun sequence. It encodes these proteins:
- the LOC108471988 gene encoding uncharacterized protein LOC108471988; the protein is MEDKRNLVLDLVCEIKDKAKLICERLKVASDKKKSYADLRRRDIEYQVGDMLFLKVSPWKKVLSFGQKGKLSLRSDPSHVVPVEEIEVRSDLLYEKEPVAIFDRKVKVLRNKTHKTKEATWESEDILRPQYMYLFDIGKL